The following are encoded in a window of Harpia harpyja isolate bHarHar1 chromosome W, bHarHar1 primary haplotype, whole genome shotgun sequence genomic DNA:
- the LOC128136217 gene encoding cyclic AMP-responsive element-binding protein 3-like encodes MLCPEESAALADEDLFDFLLKDDALCPEIPGEENSLLEDWGLPDPELLNKEMDDFISSLLSPFEDEPGTLQGYSPADGDSSISEDQNLSHSPGSDFASSPWSSDIVQFDHNYSLHRDWPVLESVRSEMAEGDVSIDLETWTGLEGTSEALEQSSSFFIAVAVDTGPQLVPGATVQSDFPELVLTEEERQLLEKEGVSLPTCLPLTKAEERLLKKVHRKIQNKQSAQDSRHGKKIYVDGLENRVAACMAQNHELQKKVQLLQKQNMSLLEQLWKLQALVRQSATKTTTASTCIMVLVLSFCLILSPSLYSFGSRALQPELRVLSRQICEFPNQVRQAAPDVQEEAALERLSPEPEDPSSLGSLSQSWEEGQSPPKPNPRSAFNSNSSSDPLAAAGSELGPPQPQEQHFQNDPLHMAVPAAQKAKRQEWVERTASVVIQQHRADEMWLPPPSACWGDTKYPAGQGQAELC; translated from the exons ATGTTGTGCCCAGAGGAATCAGCTGCCCTGGCAGATGAGGACCTGTTTGACTTCCTCCTGAAGGATGATGCTCTCTGCCCTGAAATCCCAGGGGAGGAGAACAGTTTGCTGGAAGACTGGGGCCTGCCAGACCCTGAG ctcctgaACAAGGAGATGGATGACTTCATCAGCTCCCTGCTGAGCCCCTTTGAAGATGAACCAGGCACGCTGCAGGGTTATTCACCTGCTGACGGTGACAGCAGCATTTCTGAGGATCAGAATCTGTCCCATAGCCCTGGCAGTGACTTTGCCAGCAGCCCTTGGAGCTCAGACATTGTGCAGTTTGATCATAACTATTCCCTCCATCGGGATTGGCCTGTGCTTGAAAGTGTGAGGTCTGAAATGGCAGAAGGAGATGTTTCCATTGACCTTG agACATGGACAGGTTTGGAAGGCAcaagtgaggcactggaacagagcTCCAGTTTCTTCATTGCTGTGGCTGTGGACACTGGACCCCAGCTTGTGCCCGGAGCCACTGTGCAG tCTGACTTCCCAGAGCTGGTcctgacagaggaggagaggcagctccTGGAGAAAGAAGGTGTTTCATTACCAACCTGTCTGCCACTGACCAAA GCTGAAGAGCGGCTTCTGAAGAAAGTGCATCGAAAGATCCAAAACAAGCAGTCAGCCCAGGATAGTCGTCACGGGAAGAAGATCTACGTGGACGGCCTGGAAAACAG GGTGGCAGCCTGCATGGCTCAGAACCACGAGCTGCAGAAGAAggtgcagctgctgcagaagcagaacaT GTCACTGCTTGAGCAGCTGTGGAAACTGCAGGCCTTGGTGAGACAGTCCGCCACCAAAACTACCACAGCAAGCACCTGCATCATG GTCCTggttctgtccttctgcctcaTTCTCTCCCCCAGCCTCTACTCATTTGGGAGCAGAGCGCTACAGCCAGAGCTCAGAG TGCTGTCACGGCAGATCTGCGAGTTCCCAAACCAGGTTAGGCAGGCAGCACCTGATGTGCAGGAGGAAGCTGCGCTGGAGAGGCTCAGCCCAGAGCCTGAGGACCCCTCATCGTTGGGCAGCCTCAGTCAGTCATGGGAAGAGGGACAGAGTCCACCCAAGCCCAATCCCAGATCTGCTTTCAACAGCAACTCATCCTCTGaccctctggcagcagcaggctccGAACTGGGCCCTCCCCAGCCTCAGGAGCAACACTTCCAGAATGACCCTTTGCACATGGCGGTGCCGGCAGCGCAGAAAGCCAAGAGGCAGGAGTGGGTGGAACGCACTGCCAGCGTTGTCATCCAACAGCACCGTGCTGATGAGATGTGGCTGCCACCTCCTTCTGCCTGTTGGGGTGACACCAAGTACCCTGCCGGGCAGGGACAAGCAGAGCTGTGTTAA